From the genome of Clavelina lepadiformis chromosome 2, kaClaLepa1.1, whole genome shotgun sequence:
CCTCTTTACGTGAAATCGGAAGTAAGTCGACCTGGATAAATGTTCGTGTgttaacaataaataaactttgtaaaaCACGAAAACAGGTAAAAACCACGTAAATCTATAGATTATTAAGGATAATAATCTACAttccaaatttaaaatattcctAGTATATTAAGTATAACTAAAACCTACGAGGAAATAGGCTACACAACTATGGGGCAAGATGTGCAGCATCACAAGGCAATGTTGCTCAACTTTCGTCACACATGATTGATTTTAATCGACGTGGGATCGCTAAGGCATGCGACAGGGGCGTTCGACCTGACTCTTGGAGCAACCGGCACTATCCAAGTTTACCGAGTTCCATTTTCAGAAGCGGTGGAACAGTATAAATTCCACAGCCGTAAAACGTACGTTGTTTTGGAGTTTTTGTTGAGACGCACAAGGACCTGCAGCTATGATTTCGTCAAAGCTCGTCGCCGCTGTTGGCAGGAGTTTGCCACGAACGTCGAAAAATGTGGGTGTTAAAGGTTGCATTGTAGTTACGAGTACCTACAATGTTTCTTTTCAATGTGTGAATGTTATGTACCGTATCTGTATTTGACTGAACTCTTCGGTATGTACTTTTGCATTGCATTAACAGAAAGCATAATAGCACAGAACTTGCATTAGCACTATTATTTATAATATGTTTAACACTTATTTTTCGACCAGGTAACGAAATGTGTCAGCTTTGTGGCCACCAGAAATCTGTCAACAACTCAAAAGTTCTATGCTGAAAAGCaaggtttgttttattgatgtGTTATTCGAAAGTTTAGTAAGGTTTCGACAAGTTTTTAAGAAATATTGCCTTAGGATTTGATGTTGTTTTCATGGTTTGTAGCAGTCTCACTTAATGCATTCATGGGCACATGCCATTGTAGCATTGGACAGTTAGCCTGGCTTTAAAAGTGTACTGCCACATTGTATTAAGTAAATTTAGTTATACTTAATTCTAAACGCAGTCAGATAAGAGAAGGTCAGCTATCCTTTCAgactaaaacaaaatgcagTTGTAATATCAAAACTCTCTGATGACTGGGAAGTTCCCGCTGTATGTCTCGCATATCAGCCACTTGTTTTAAGCCCATATGTAGTAATTTTCACATTAAAATTCTGCTTGCACTCACACGCACATTTAAAAATAGCCTATACCCAAACCTTACCTAAACACCTACTTTACAAAAATAGGTTGCATTCACACTCAAAAGCAGCTATTCACATATTCTTGGAAAATTCCAAGTCAGCTGCTGTGTGTGTGTGTGGCAAGAGTTTTTCCCCTTTACTTTTTTATTCACACTTCCCAACTATGCCGGTAAACCTGTATTATAAAGCATTCATTGCTGCAGAAGTAGATACTGGCCTGGGATATGTATCGTGGCTTACCTGACTGCAAAGTTATTAAAATACGAATAGAATATGCGAGTCCTGTACTATGTTTTCTGTTTGTATTTCAGTGAAATGATCGCATAATATATGAAAAGTTAGCAtgctttcttttttgttaagGAGCGGCAGAGGTTTCATCCATTCTGGAACAGAGGATTTTAGGCACGGCACCATCTCAAGATCTTTCGGAAACTGGTCGTGTGCTGACAATCGGTGATGGTATTGCTCGTGTTCACGGCTTACGTAACATCCAGGCTGAAGAGATGGTTGAGTTCAGTAGTGGATTGAAGGTTTGTCTACAAAATGTATTACCGAGGCTTTTTCACTTCGTAGTTAATGTCAGTTTCATTTCTATGAGCATCTGTGACTCAAAACTCCTTTTATTCCAGGGAATGGCCTTGAACTTGGAGAAAGACAATGTTGGTATTGTTGTATTTGGTAATGACAGAAATATCATGGAGGGTGATATTGTAAAGAGAACTGGTGCCATCGTAGATGTGCCAGTTGGAGAGGAACTTCTTGGCAGAGTTGTGGATGCTTTGGGCAACCCCTTAGATGGAAAGGTAACAACTGGAATCTATACCTTGTGTCTTGGGGTGGCAGTAATTGCAAACTgagaaattgcaaaatatcttCATAATTATTGATATAATACAGGGTattttaaaagtaagttttttaaGCAATTCATCCTGCCCATAGGCgccgaagtttacaaaatgtagggCGGAAAAGTTAATGGGTTTATATGTTTGGGAATTCCCCGTGTCaaggattgttgtaaaaacacaatataagataaaatatacttctaatcaacgttatttgcgacaacagccatgctacaagtttttgctttttataaaaattctgACTTGTTGGTTATGACCCAACACTTACAGCTCAATTGTATTTATCGTCCGTGATTTTCTGCACCCCTTCTAGTTTTGCTCTCCCTAGTCTCTTTAAACTCTCCGCATGCGTCGACTCaaggttatttttggtcattatgtttgtctgtacagACGTATCACCAGAGATGggaaaacacttccaacaaaAGCAGATCAGTCGAATCCGAttaattgcatagtcaatttgccaagtctttttatgcgattaaacgaattatttaTGCGTTTATGCAaaagtgcaaattccacttatttttcttacttgacgtgCGACTTGCGACGCTGGTCAAGACTCACGTGTAAAGGCGTCAATACGCAACACACTAACGTTTATTGCGTATAGcgatcattcattcattcaagcacgcaaaagatgaaaacatgctttcttgcatttgtgtttttaagcgAACAAATGTGACCATGtccgccccttcaaactgtagtcgttGGCGAGTTGTATGATGTACatgcagaacttctttattttttggtgttgtcacaacgattgcgtcagcagagctttctttattgttgtctttttcaacttgtttgtttcgtaaaacttcttcacatattacggcatcatcttaacgcaacgcttaaatgaaactaaaacagtgcgGATGTTAATGTGAgcgtattgacagccacgtgttaatgcttaaattgagcattgttggtttcattgtttcgtaacaaagcgcaccacaagtcacaaagcttacgcattgcgtgtgcgcgttgttttcaattttatcttttaaaaacttttgaataatggaataaattatcttcatttttattcaattaagcggattatgcaataaacctttatgcgataaaccgaagtattGTCTTTACAAATGACAGACTACGCCTACAGTTTGGGACTTGCGccctttatgcgataaaacgaaTTATGTAATTATGCAGagtgcaattaaccggatttgactgtataaCCTTTCGAACATAAAATCGCtatcatttgttaaaaaaatccaGGGTGGAAAAATCCACCCTGTCCACCCAAGTTCGGCGCCCGTGATCCTGCCATTGGCTAGTTCGTTTAAAACCAAagacaaaatgaaatattctGGTAATTTTCTGCTTCCTTATACAGTATTATACTACTGGTTCTTGCTGTTTGCACAAAGTGATATATTATTGCAAATCCTGGATATTTTATGAAGATTGGTCAAGGTTaacatatgtaggctacttgcTTTTGTTAGGGTCCCCTTAAAACCACGCAAAGACGAAGAGTTGACGTTAAAGCACCAGGTATCATCTCCCGTGTTAGTGTAAGTGAGCCCATGCAAACTGGCTTGAAAGCAATCGATTCACTCGTACCCATCGGTCGAGGACAGAGAGAACTCATTATTGGTGACAGACAGACAGGGTGAGGTTAAATGAATTGCGTTGCAAGTGTTTTGGTTTTTGCATTTACATCTGTGAATTGCATTAGTTCTTTTTTAATGCTACATACTTGttttataagtaatgtatGCTTCATCTGTCAGCAAAACCGCCGTCGCCATTGATACAATCATCAACCAGAAAAGATTTAACGAAGGCACCGATGAGAAGAAGAAATTGTACTGTATCTACACTGCTATTGGACAGAAACAGTCAACCATCTCCCAGCTTATCCAGCGTTTGGAAAATACTGGTAAGTATGACCTTGACTAAAATGTTGGTAACACATTGTCAACGTAATTATGCCTTGGATGGGTTTTTTCGTATTACGTTGATATGCTGTGTAGATTCGATGAAATATTCCATCATTGTTGTCGCATCTGCTGCTTATGCCGCCCCATTGCAATATTTGGCTCCTTATTCTGCCACATCGATGGGAGAACACTTCCGCGACAACGGCAAACATGCGCTTATTATTTATGATGATTTATCAAAACAGgtattaaatgcatttttactTGTTGACTTGTTATTGCAAAATGCAGTGCTTATAGCATATATTATTAGAAAAGGACAAGTGTTTTAAATGCCATTGCAATAGATCTTTCCTCCATTAGCACATTTTTTCTGCAGTGAGCCTTCGTTTATCTAGACTGGTATTGATAACAGTCATTTTTCACAGGCTGTAGCCTACAGGCAGATGTCCCTGCTCTTGCGTCGTCCTCCAGGTCGTGAGGCTTTCCCTGGCGATGTCTTTTATCTTCACTCACGTCTCCTTGAACGTGCTGCAAAGATGAGTGATAACTTCGGAGGTGGCTCTCTCACTGCTCTGCCAGTGATTGAAACCCAAGCTGGTGATGTGTCCGCTTACATTCCAACTAACGTCATTTCTATTACTGATGGCCAGGTAAATGCAAAGTTGTTATCTATACAAGATTACACTAATAATGACAAGTATGGACAATAACATTGAATTTGGTTGTgagtaaatttttgaaaatagttgGTAAGtggaaatatttattttgtttggtaGATCTTTTTGGAAACCGAGCTTTTCCACAAGGGTGTCAGACCTGCTATCAACGTCGGTTTGTCTGTCAGTCGTGTCGGATCTGCTGCCCAAATCAAAGGCATGAAACAGGTTTGAAATTGGAACATTCCACAATAGAAAAACTATTTTCGTtctataaattatttaactTGCTTAATATGTTGTTGCACTCACCTTGGATCCTTGGCAGTTACTTCATTGCTGCCAAGACCTCTGCTAGAGCTGCTAGATCATGTACACAGTTACCTAAAGCTCAAGCTTTCAATTGTTTGGGTCTTTTTTTTGTTCGCTGTGCTACAAAACGGTTACAACGGTAATATTTACTACAAATGGTGGAGGGCCCCATAGCATTGAGCCTATTCTGACATGTCAGAGACGCTCTTGAAACAGCCGGCTCTTTATCAACCAAACGTATATATCACATTTTAAAAGGTTTCTGGTACGATGAAGTTGGACCTTGCCCAGTATCGAGAGGTTGCCGCATTTGCCCAGTTTGGTAGCGATATGGACGCCTCCACGCAACAGTTGCTCAACAGAGGTGTTCGTCTTACCGAGCTTCTCAAACAAATTCAATACGGTGAGTTCCACTTGCTGTGGTATTTTTGTTAAGTGCTTTTTGATTATTCTCTGCTTTATTTTCAGATCCCATGGACATTGCTGAACAGATTGTGGTTATCTTCTGTGGTGTAAGAGGATTTTTAGATAAAATTGATCCATCGAAAATCACAGACTTTGAAAGCGCCTTCATTGACCACATGCGTTCAGCACATTCTGGTCTTGTCAACACAATCAGGTAAACGAGTCAACCACTAACTTAGAATGTGGTGTACAATGAATGTTGGCTCAGCGTTTTAAATGACTGCGATAGTCCACGGGACAACGTGTACGACTGTACATATTCTTGATGGTGGATAGGTGTGGAACTAGATTTTCCATAAATTGTTTCCTTTGCTACAGGTCTGAAGGTAAACTGAGTGAAGAAACGGAGAGCAAGCTGAAAGAAGTTGTATCGTCCTACGTCAAAACCTTCCAAAGTAGTTCtagttaaatatattttaatttgagTTCCCACGTGCTGCGTATTCTGCGTTAATTAAATTTTCCCAACACCCAACTGGTTTTCCTACAACCCATGAGACTTTCTAGTGCTTGCTGTTTCGCGAAAAGTTTCATTCAAGCGTGCCAACGTAGATTGTGGTTTGTGGctgtatttgaaaaataaaaagtttatgtATTAAAGACTGCCAGGTTTAGATCTTGCCTTGTTGAGGCAAGGAAGACAACGTCGTGCGCCAACACGAACGAGccatttaaggttttatttacTCTTATTAGTTCACTGAGTGTTTTCAGAAACCGGAGTGAAGCGGGAATCTTATTTAAGCAAGGTTGTTATTTTAAGCCCTAGTTTTTCTAAACTCTCAACACAAAATAGCCTATATATTGTCTTTGCTGGGAGTTCTTTTACTGTAACATTACAGCTTTGGCACTTTGCGAAACAAACGTACATTCAACAAATCAATACAAAAGGCATTCGCTGCAATAAATACTAGTCACTAGTGGATTATTCAGCACAGAAGGACAATAGGTTTCAACTTTGTGACAGAATCCTGCGTCTGTGCAGAATCCATGGCTTTCTCCTGCGAGAATCCTGCACCGCTTGGAGTGATTTCACTAGCTTAATCAGTCCGGGTAAATCGATGTTCGAGCGCCTATTTTCACCCTGGGACATAGCCAGGAATTGAcctgaaatgaaattgttgCAACGTTAACTTTCCTGACCTTACATCGTGTCCACATCTCTTTTCATGACTAAATAACTGTCAAATTAGAACAACCTCAAAATCTAACAGTCAATTACAGACAACCGACTTGAAACGTAAATGGATTTTACCTCTCGGTGTCGAAATAACTTGATTAGAATTAAAAGGTTAATAGATtagtacaaaattttaataaacgtCATATTAGCCTATATTTATAGATAGCGGGACGGGGGTGGCCTGGCTCCTCcacctttaaaaataaatataagacTCTTCAGGCCAGGCCCACCCACTGTAGTGGCCGTATTTACTGAAGGTCGGAGGTAATTTAGCCATGCTTTCTCACAAGctggttttgtttattttctttcatcgtgttttcgtttttgtgACTCTTTGTCGGCTATAAGTTTGTACCTTTCTGGTAATCAAGCATTGTGAGAAAGTTTTCGACACGCTATATCAACAACCAAGCAGATCGCAAATTACCGTTGTTGATGAGCAGTTGTCCATCGATTAATTGAGTTGTATAAAGGAAAAACATTACAAAGCTCATTATGATTTGAACAAAGATATGAGTCGTACGCAACACAAGACCACTTCACCGAAATGGTAGATTCTCCAACTCGCCAAAAATACAATAAGCGTGTTACAAGGCGTGATAAAATCGTTTTAAACGGCGTCTCAAAAATGAGCGTCATAAATAATTACTTCCGTACGTTCACATATAAAAATGACATTCCACATTCCATTTCGATGCGTAAGCGGGAAAGTGCGAAATTTCAGCAGTTGTGCGTTTTGGGCAAAGGCAAAAATTTGGATgaaacttgaaaaaaattttgacccCTTCGACGCAATATTAAATTCGCCAGTGGGTCCACCCACTTTGAAAACGGTTCCACCATTGCTGCGTATATTGTCATCGAGTTATCACGTTTTATCAATATACTAAGAAATCCATTCATGAAAatatacataaaataaaaagggTTAATTTCATGCTCACCCAATCTCATCTTCAAAATCTTCTTCACTTATAGCGGTCACCGGCGTTGACGATTTCTTGCCGCCAAGCGGAGCCCTATCGCTTACGGACGACTTATAGTGTTTGGTTTCGAAGGCAGCGGCAAAACGTGGCGGTTCCTTCGTTTTCGACGAGATCGCGTCTTTTAAGTGCGACCGTGCTTTGTTTGAATGCGTTTGCGACGGAAGTGCTGGCTGGAACGAAGGAATTACCGGAAGTTCTCTGACATCTATGAAAACTGTTTGCGATCGTCTGAGACCTCTCGCTGAAAGAATGAAAGAATCTGAAATCTTACATGGTTACAAGCAACGTTCTCTTTCAATATTATATGTATACAAGTGCGTAAACTTTTACTGTTGTACACTTCTTGACGTAAGGCCAGAAAGGCACACAACAATAAATGCACATGCTAAAATAATTTGGGGTGCTGATAAATTTTCTGTGCGCACTCCATGCAAAATAACTGTGCACAAGCACGGCTTAGACTGAAAGATATTGCTGTGTGCCGCCATGCTAGTGTAAAGCTTACTCTACATAATATGCTCCTCCGGGAACTAGTAGTACTCACGTCTTGTAGGAGCCGGGCCTGTAACATTCTTTTTCTTAGCTTTGCGTTTTCTGCTCTGTATCGCCCTCCAGAGGCAGGCGGAGAAATTTTCGCCGCTTTCATTGCCCTGAAAATAACGGCAGAAACTTGTGAGGAAAGCTGAGGACACTCCAAACGAGGAAATATGACCGTAGAAAGTTGGACCGAGGTAACTTGAGAAGTTGGCGGTCAATTAGACGGCTCCGTACTCACCTCACCACTTGTCCTACTCCCGGTCCCAGATGACGAAGAGCTTTCGTCCGCAACTACTTGTTGATGACGCAAGCCTGCTGACGTGCACGGTACGTCATTTGATGACGTGCTTGGTACTTCCCCTGATGACGTCCTTTGTACGTCACTTTTCGTTCTGTGGAGGCGGTGATTGTGTCGAGCTATGTTCAAGGTGGTTAGTGTTGGCAAGGGCGTGTGGGCATCGTCTGTTGATATAGTGACGTCGACTGGGTTTGGGTCTTTTTGAGGAAAAGGCGAAACTTTTTTGAAGCGACCCGTTGTTTTTCCTGAGTCACGCGGTGAGTTGGCGGATATCTTTCTTAAGCCACTAAGTCGAACCGAATCCCTTTCATTAGGATCGATGGGCAGTGATAAAGACGCTTTTAGGCGCGGATGAACCGCCCTAGCTGGTTTTACTTGGATAATCTGATCATTTTCAATCGCACGGAGTTGACGAAGTGACTGGTTGTCCACATTTTGTGGCTGTAACGTTCCTCTGCCAGAATACGGCGTCACGGTCACTGAGCAAAGGTTTCTGTTCGTATGATCCTGATCAGAAGCTCTTCCCGGCACGCACAGGTCCGTCCGACTGACCAGCGCCTCCTTGACCGACTTCCTAAAGACACGGGAAACGCTCTTTTAATCACGAGAATAACTATGAGgtataataaaaacaacttgaaacAGTTTTGCTTCGACGCTATTCATCGCTATAAGCCAGTCAGTCTCTTAGTTTTACTTCAGTGCATATTTAACATAAGATTATGTGCATTACGATGTTCCATTGCTCTTACCCACAATCTTTCTTATGGTGCTTTTCTAAACTAGAAAACGTGCTCATGACATCATCGACCAATGCCGTGGCTCTGACGCAAAATTCGTTGACCTGTAGCTCAATCTGTGGTAGATAGCAGAAGGAAAGATGCTTTGTAAAAGAACAAAATCAAGGTTCCATATCGCATTAGTCACATCAGAGCAATAACGTTTGATGagctttaattaaattaataattaacttaCTTCGGACAGGGCAACATCTCCGGAAAGGTTGTACTCGTCAATCGCTGGTTCCATTGGCCCCACCCAGCGGACGTCAAATTGCGGCGTTTTTTTGGGAAGCGAAAAACAGTTCTTAGTCGGGGTCAGGTCACAAGTAGAGCAACCACTTTCGTTCGGCATCTTAGACTTATCGTAACTTGAGAACGAAAGGCTCTTAAGACGGCTTAAGGACTGGGCCGACCCTCTTCTATGATCGTCATAGGACTGTCTAGCGGGACAGAAACGATCCAGACAAATCGGGACGCTACCGCAAAAAAGGGAGGCTGTCATGATTccgaaaaaatttttaattttgcggGAAATTAGAGTCCAGATTTCCATGAAACTGATCCAACTTTCCTCGGTGACACGTGTCCGCTTTACGGCTTTGCTCGAGGATTTTAATGATTGCTTTTTAGTTTTCTTTCCTGAACGAACTGTTTTCGAGCATTTCCCTGATTGTTTTGACGCTTTCGCGGTTCTTCCATTGGCGTGGAACCATCGGTGGCTGGCAACGATAAAGCCTTTCAAGATAAGACGAGTCGTGAAAAACAAAACGGAAAAATAGAGGAAGGCCAACAGCAGCCCAGTATGCGAGCGATACGCCTTCAAATCTTGCTCAGCGTGTCCGCCAACTAATCCCAGCCAAGCCGATGATTGCATCGTCTTTTGCATCGCTCCGGCGAGGCTGGAATGGGACACGAGTCCAGTTCCGAAAAGAATTTGCCCAAACATTGACATAATTAAGACCAGTACTGTAAATGGGAACAGTACGGCTTTAAACGTGGCGGCGGATGATTGGCACACTGCAGTTACGCTGTAGGTCAGTTTACTTTTGTATCCGTGGAGATTGACCGCTAAATTGACCACTTTTATCACGAATAGCGTCGTCCATATTCCCAGTGTGTATCTAGTGGCTTCTTCACACTTCAGGAAAAAACGAATCAGACTGCCTGGGTCTTGGTGAAAATGGTTCGAGTTTTCCAGCTCATAGGAAAGGACAAAAGCACTGTAACGCATGACACATGAGCTGACAAGATATGCGACAACGCTCATCCAAATCGTCAGATCAAGTAATGCCGCCATCTTGCTCCCGCGATGAAGGGAACGTCTCGATAACTCCATCCTACCTCCTTTTCCCAAGACCTTGAAC
Proteins encoded in this window:
- the LOC143446537 gene encoding ATP synthase F(1) complex subunit alpha, mitochondrial-like, which encodes MISSKLVAAVGRSLPRTSKNVTKCVSFVATRNLSTTQKFYAEKQGAAEVSSILEQRILGTAPSQDLSETGRVLTIGDGIARVHGLRNIQAEEMVEFSSGLKGMALNLEKDNVGIVVFGNDRNIMEGDIVKRTGAIVDVPVGEELLGRVVDALGNPLDGKGPLKTTQRRRVDVKAPGIISRVSVSEPMQTGLKAIDSLVPIGRGQRELIIGDRQTGKTAVAIDTIINQKRFNEGTDEKKKLYCIYTAIGQKQSTISQLIQRLENTDSMKYSIIVVASAAYAAPLQYLAPYSATSMGEHFRDNGKHALIIYDDLSKQAVAYRQMSLLLRRPPGREAFPGDVFYLHSRLLERAAKMSDNFGGGSLTALPVIETQAGDVSAYIPTNVISITDGQIFLETELFHKGVRPAINVGLSVSRVGSAAQIKGMKQVSGTMKLDLAQYREVAAFAQFGSDMDASTQQLLNRGVRLTELLKQIQYDPMDIAEQIVVIFCGVRGFLDKIDPSKITDFESAFIDHMRSAHSGLVNTIRSEGKLSEETESKLKEVVSSYVKTFQSSSS